A genomic segment from Candidatus Brocadia sinica JPN1 encodes:
- a CDS encoding universal stress protein gives MIILKKILCPVDHSECSYLALKYAISLALKDEAKLYLMHVIDTRLYDTEIYKFSPYKIDEVDIDMSKIREDLMKSLPEGTTDVLDVETIIVKGVPFHEIVNAAAEISADIIVIGTHGRTGLSHVVMGSVAEKVVRKATCPVLTVRMPPQLSATN, from the coding sequence ATGATTATATTAAAAAAGATACTATGCCCCGTAGACCATTCGGAATGTTCGTATCTCGCCTTAAAGTACGCTATTTCTCTGGCATTAAAAGACGAGGCAAAATTATACCTTATGCATGTGATAGACACCCGTTTGTACGATACGGAAATATACAAATTTAGCCCGTATAAAATTGATGAGGTTGATATTGATATGTCCAAAATCCGTGAAGATTTGATGAAAAGTCTGCCAGAAGGCACAACGGATGTATTAGACGTAGAAACGATTATAGTAAAGGGGGTGCCGTTTCATGAGATTGTTAATGCTGCTGCAGAAATTAGCGCGGATATTATAGTGATTGGTACTCATGGTAGAACAGGACTTTCTCATGTTGTTATGGGCAGTGTAGCGGAAAAGGTGGTGAGAAAAGCCACATGTCCTGTACTTACGGTTAGAATGCCACCCC